From the Malaclemys terrapin pileata isolate rMalTer1 chromosome 13, rMalTer1.hap1, whole genome shotgun sequence genome, one window contains:
- the LOC128848351 gene encoding uncharacterized protein LOC128848351 has translation MTASVSLMMADPTLFSPSTPGSPKTTERSANGTAEGKNSTNSTHYAYLALLVVPFVIGGWVLWKYLRQHNPDGRRFSLISRKQQVPEGMNGCALANGDAQMNGHARTSEHGNASGCLHLSEYGHNDGHGYTSVHVHTDGHIYPNGHEHGHATVPLSQGAGAELHRLSGEENPLQAVITPSKYMMHMGTDRHHLPQQCGPHAFFPHKRCRGWCW, from the exons ATGACAGCATCTGTCTCTCTGATGATGGCTG ATCCCACCCTATTCTCGCCTTCCACACCAGGGAGCCCCAAGACTACTGAGAGATCTGCCAATGGGACTGCAGAAGGGAAGA ATTCAACAAACTCCACCCACTATGCGTATTTGGCTCTGTTAGTGGTGCCTTTTGTGATAGGTGGTTGGGTGCTATGGAAATATCTGAGACAGCACAATCCAGATGGACGAAGATTCAGTCTCATTAGCCGGAAGCAGCAGGTCCCAGAAGGAATGAATGGATGTGCCCTTGCAAATGGAGACGCACAAATGAATGGACATGCACGCACCAGTGAACATGGCAATGCCAGTGGATGTCTGCACCTCAGTGAATATGGACATAATGATGGACATGGATACACAAGTGTACATGTACACACTGATGGGCATATATACCCCAATGGACATGAACATGGCCATGCTACTGTGCCTCTCTCTCAGGGAGCTGGGGCTGAACTGCACAGGCTCTCTGGTGAGGAGAATCCTCTACAAGCGGTGATAACCCCTTCCAAGTACATGATGCAcatggggacagacagacatcatctgcCTCAGCAATGTGGCCCACATGCATTTTTTCCGCACAAACGGTGCAGGGGCTGGTGCTGGTAA